In a genomic window of Magnolia sinica isolate HGM2019 chromosome 16, MsV1, whole genome shotgun sequence:
- the LOC131229895 gene encoding tonoplast dicarboxylate transporter — protein MGDHSHPSNPSNSDDPKSPLLLPIQSPSPSLSPSSQTSLHCILKSIFNINTLSIAMGPLACLIICLTVHLDGNRTVAGNMLAILTWVFVWWITEAVPMPITSMTPLFLFPMFGIATADAVAKTYMDDVISLVLGTFILALAVEHYNMHRRLALNITLIFCGEPLKPRILLLGICATTTFVSMWMHNTAAAMLMVPVATGILQRFPTSTGEQSDVTRFCKAVVLGVIYSAAIGGMMTLTGTGVNLILVGMWQSYFPQEDPISFSTWFFFGFPLALVIFFALWGILCFFYCSKTSGQALAPYLDRAHLKRELEMLGPMAFAEKMVLAVFTTLVVLWMTRSITDDIPGWGTLFDGRVGDGTVSVLMATLLFIIPNKKKEGEKLMDWNKCKKLPWNIVLLLGAGFAIADGVRTSGLADILSTGLDFLEGVPYLVIAPAVCLISSCITEFTSNNSTTTLVVPLLIQLARPMHVHPLFLMVPGAIGAQFSFLLPTSTPSNVVGFATGHIEIKDMIKTGFPLKIAGIITLSVLMPTLGAAVFGTNRQI, from the exons ATGGGTGATCACAGCCatccatccaacccttcaaattcagatgacccaaaaagCCCACTTCTACTACCCATCCAAAGCCCAAGCCCAAGTCTAAGCCCAAGCTCACAAACATCCCTCCATTGTATACTCAAGTCCATCTTCAATATCAACACCCTCTCCatagccatgggcccacttgcatGCCTGATCATATGCCTAACCGTCCATCTCGACGGCAACCGGACGGTGGCCGGCAACATGCTGGCCATTCTGACGTGGGTCTTCGTTTGGTGGATCACCGAAGCGGTCCCGATGCCGATCACGTCGATGacccctctctttctcttccccaTGTTCGGCATCGCCACCGCCGATGCGGTGGCCAAGACTTACATGGATGACGTTATATCGCTCGTGCTCGGTACCTTCATTCTCGCGCTCGCCGTTGAGCACTACAACATGCATAGGAGGCTGGCATTGAAT ATCACGCTGATCTTCTGCGGTGAGCCGTTGAAGCCTCGAATCCTTCTCCTAGGGATCTGTGCCACGACGACGTTCGTCAGCATGTGGATGCACAACACGGCGGCGGCGATGCTGATGGTCCCGGTGGCGACGGGGATCCTTCAACGGTTCCCGACGTCCACCGGGGAGCAATCAGACGTCACTCGGTTCTGCAAGGCGGTGGTCCTCGGCGTGATCTATTCGGCGGCCATCGGAGGGATGATGACGCTGACCGGGACAGGTGTCAACCTCATATTGGTGGGGATGTGGCAGAGCTACTTCCCACAGGAAGATCCAATAAGCTTCAGTACTTGGTTTTTCTTTGGATTTCCATTAGCTTTGGTGATTTTCTTTGCTTTGTGGGGGATTCTTTGCTTCTTCTATTGTTCCAAAACTTCAGGACAAGCACTTGCTCCTTATTtggatagggcccacttgaaAAGAGAGCTTGAAATGCTAG GTCCCATGGCATTTGCTGAAAAGATGGTGTTGGCTGTGTTTACG ACGCTTGTAGTTTTGTGGATGACAAGAAGCATAACGGATGATATTCCTGGATGGGGGACCCTCTTTGATGGACGTGTGGGAGATGGAACCGTTAGT GTGTTGATGGCCACATTGCTATTCATAATCCCCaacaagaagaaagaaggagagaagctGATGGATTGGAACAAATGCAAGAAGCTGCCATGGAACATTGTACTGTTACTAGGGGCCGGATTCGCCATCGCCGATGGAGTCCGAACAAGCGGACTCGCCGACATTCTGTCCACGGGCCTCGATTTCCTGGAGGGCGTGCCATACCTTGTGATCGCACCCGCAGTCTGCCTCATCAGCAGCTGCATCACTGAGTTCACCTCCAACAATTCCACCACCACCCTTGTAGTTCCACTCCTCATCCAATTAGCACGCCCCATGCACGTGCATCCTCTCTTCCTCATGGTTCCTGGGGCCATTGGGGCCCAGTTCTCATTCTTACTCCCCACCAGCACCCCTTCCAACGTCGTTGGATTTGCGACCGGACACATCGAAATCAAAGATATGATCAAGACTGGGTTCCCGCTTAAGATCGCCGGGATCATCACGCTCTCCGTTTTGATGCCTACATTAG GAGCTGCGGTCTTCGGAACAAATCGACAGATATGA
- the LOC131229826 gene encoding uncharacterized protein LOC131229826, with amino-acid sequence MEEAEALSINKDFVNVIVSNFNASSKGFFKSGGGLTQGDPPFAFLVCCCSRSIGRMLSRGINVGHSNVRKVDKGDFQVICLQFADDTLFLCDPHPSQAENLLIAVAWFDVVSRLSVDLHKSEVLDIGLDFKELGLLALTYGCREGSFPTTCLGLPLCIGKVKRQLWEPVTD; translated from the exons ATGGAAGAAGCCGAAGCATTGAGCATCAACAAGGACTTTGTCAATGTCATCGTCAGCAATTTCAATGCGTCATCCAAGG gtttcttcaaatctggtgGGGGCTTAACGCAAGGGGATCCCCCTTTCGCCTTTCTTGTTTGTTGTTGTAGCAGAAGCATTGGTAGAATGCTTTCAAGAGGCATCAATGTAGGTCACTCTAATGTCCGCAAGGTGGATAAGGGAGATTTTCAAGTGATATGTCTTCAATTTGCAGACGACACTCTTTTTCTATGTGACCCTCATCCTTCTCAAGCTGAGAACCTTCTTATAGCTGTCGCGTGGTTCGACGTAGTTTCGAGACTATCAGTCGATCTTCACAAGTCAGAGGTATTGGATATAGGCTTAGACTTTAAGGAGTTGGGTCTTCTAGCGTTGACATATGGGTGCAGGGAGGGTTCATTCCCCACTACATGCTTGGGCCTCCCTCTTTGCATAGGGAAGGTTAAAAGGCAGCTTTGGGAGCCAGTTACTGATTGA